CAGGGAAGAGATTTATATATTGGAATGGAATAGAGCCAAGGCTATGCCTAACAGATACAGAATTGATCAAACAGTTCTTGTCAAAATACAATTCTGTAAGCGGAAAATCATGGCAACAACAACAGGGCACTAAACATTTCATTGGGAGAGGATTGTTGATGGCTAATGGTAAAGATTGGTACCATCAACGTCACATGGTTGCTCCTGCATTCATGGGAGAGAGGCTCAAGGAATTTGGAGGGCACATGGTGGAATGCACCAAGGAGATGATCCAATCATTGGAGACTGCTTTGCAGTTTGGAGAATGTGAGGTGGAGATTGGAGAGTATATGACTCAACTCACTGCTGATATTATCTCAAGGACTGAGTTTGGTACTAATTATAACAAGGGAAAGCAAATATTTCATCTCCTTACAAAGCTTCAGAAACTTGTTGCTCAAGCCACTCGCCATCTTTGCGTCCCAGGAAGCAGGTATATTTAATAGTTGAAAATCGTAAAATAATTTGACATACTTATTTAATCAAGTTATTTAATTAACTATAATTTCAACTATAAATTCTAATAGCAATggtatatttaatattatttttattagggTGGCAATGGGTAGGATAGGGTTTGGATCAAACTCTAATCCTATCTGCCGGttgagatttttatataaactcaACCCTATCTTATTCACGAGTTGAGAATATCTCAATTCTAATCTTATCTGCTCTTAATCCGCGggttacaaaaaaatatacaatactattatataacttgatgataatttaaaatagaactggtttttatgtaaaaaaaatattaaattatcaattaataattttttttagtggcTAAGGATCTTTTGTATTTAGTGAGAGGTCTTTAATTCAACATCCacttaaaacatatttttatataagtatataatataaacatatataGAGTGCGAGTTGGTCGGGTAGGGTTGAAGCTCAATCCGCACCCTACCCAACCCGCACGAGAACCCTACTCGCACCCTATCTTACCGGCTGCGGATCGGGTTGACAACCCTACCCGAGCGGGTGGGATCGGATTAGATATCCGTGGGTAGAGTACATATTGTCGCTCCTAGTTTTTATGTTGcctattataataataataaataacaccataatttgattaaaataacaagggtgatgatgaaaaagatTATCGTTTTTAAATGGAAtagattaattaatttagtttctgTAGTATTGATATAATTTCATATATGAACATATTTTGGGTGATCTTATTTCAATATATGTTGTAATTtatcattttgaattttgatttgatttgatttaatttttttcaataaggTAGTTAATATTATATTCAGAAATGTTTAGTAACAAAAAGCTTTATCTTAAGattgttaaaatttattattttttactttagtTAATAGTTTTATATTTGTGTAGGTTTTTTCCTAGTAGCTATAACAAGGAGATAAAGATGTTGAAGGTGGAAGTGGAGAAGCTGTTGATGGAGATCATAGAAAGCAGAAAAGATTGTGTTGAGACAGGTAAAGCGGATTCATTTGGGAAGGATTTGTTGGGTATTCTTCTAGAAGAGATGCAAAACAAAGGTGGGAGCATGAAGAATTTGCAAGTTGTTATGGATGAATGCAAAACGTTCTTCTTTGCTGGGCATGAAACAACAGCAATATTGCTGACTTGGACCACCATGTTGCTAGCAAGCAATCCACAGTGGCAACAAAAAGTCAGAGATGAGGTTAGGAAGGTCTTCAATGGGGAAACTACTCCTCCCATGGATCAACTATCTAAGCTTACTGTGGTTAGTAACTCATCActatagcttcttctttttcctttttactACTAAATCTTAGTAGAGATTGAGGAAGTAATTTGTCTTCTTATTCTTCATAGTCtgtttagaatttttaaaagataaaaatgacaaaatatttaaaaaataacatattcAATATGAAAGAAATTTTTTGTATCTCGGTTATTTTTTGAGTAAAAACAATTTTTTACATTATGTTTAATAATTTTGccacatttttaatttttttttagaatattttttttctattttttggcaTTGGAGCTATTTAGCGTTGCCCAtcgttattttattttatttttgaaattgaattcaATACCTCAAAAATATATGATTAACTAACATAGCTTTGCACTATAATAGATTAATTTTGTGTTGGCCTGTGactctattattttattattgttagaaTTAATAAAGGTTAAATAAGATAAGTTTATTagactattttttttattctttctaaCATCACTATTTTATTATGTTGATGTGTCAAAATAGATAATTATCCATTAttgagaaataaataaatattatgatattttaattaaaattgataaaaatcttacatatttaatatttttaacttttttcttttaaattcatTGATGATTTTACCAAGAtattttatttgcttttatttttttacaaaattttttaaaaatattaaaaaaagaaaacacaaattaaaaaaaatcctaaatttctaaaaaaGTTGTTGACTAAAAAAAAAGCAGCATTGATTTTCTTGCACAATCTAGTAACCAATTCAAATATAACTATATTaagtatatactaaaattagtaactagtataaaatatatattaaaatataaaatacacactGAAAATGATTTAaacaatacatatatttttatatataaatacatgatagttaattttagtgactgattttaatgtaaaaatagtatttttgtttATAATCTTAATAACAATTGATGATGTTGCAGTTAAACATGGTTATTAACGAATCAATGAGGCTGTATCCTCCAGCAACTGTGCTTCCAAGAATGGTGTTTGAAGACATTGCATTAGGTGATCTTTA
This sequence is a window from Arachis stenosperma cultivar V10309 chromosome 10, arast.V10309.gnm1.PFL2, whole genome shotgun sequence. Protein-coding genes within it:
- the LOC130954395 gene encoding cytokinin hydroxylase-like, whose translation is MMMIVAALLTVLITLLLKSAFDAISWYLLTPLRIKRIMEKQGVRGPKPRFLTGNIPDMASLVSRAVSQDMKHISHDIVDRIMPHFVAWSNKYGKRFIYWNGIEPRLCLTDTELIKQFLSKYNSVSGKSWQQQQGTKHFIGRGLLMANGKDWYHQRHMVAPAFMGERLKEFGGHMVECTKEMIQSLETALQFGECEVEIGEYMTQLTADIISRTEFGTNYNKGKQIFHLLTKLQKLVAQATRHLCVPGSRFFPSSYNKEIKMLKVEVEKLLMEIIESRKDCVETGKADSFGKDLLGILLEEMQNKGGSMKNLQVVMDECKTFFFAGHETTAILLTWTTMLLASNPQWQQKVRDEVRKVFNGETTPPMDQLSKLTVLNMVINESMRLYPPATVLPRMVFEDIALGDLYIPKGLSIWIPVLAIHHSQELWGKDANEFNPERFASKSFMPGRFLPFASGPRNCVGQSFAIMEAKIILSMLISKFSFTISDNYKHAPVVVLTIKPKHGVQLCLKPLDP